One region of Rhodocaloribacter litoris genomic DNA includes:
- a CDS encoding LytR/AlgR family response regulator transcription factor, which yields MNALIIDDERLARNELRRLLRAHPDVDVVGEAAEADAAEAAVARLRPDLLFLDVQMPGRSGFDLLEALDPVPAVIFTTAYDRYALRAFEVSALDYLLKPVEPERLATALEKVRTRLPVPGTAPADHLTAADRVFVKEGDHCWFVRLGDVRLFESEGNYTRLYFGNERPLIHRSLNALEARLDPKTFFRASRRHILNLTHVVTLTPWFNGGLLVRLDDGHEVEMSRRRARTFREIMEL from the coding sequence CGGAACGAACTGCGGCGGCTGCTCCGGGCGCACCCGGACGTCGACGTCGTGGGCGAGGCCGCCGAGGCCGACGCCGCCGAGGCCGCGGTTGCACGGCTCCGTCCGGACCTGCTCTTCCTCGACGTGCAGATGCCCGGCCGCTCCGGTTTCGACCTGCTCGAAGCACTCGACCCCGTGCCGGCGGTCATCTTCACAACGGCCTACGACCGGTATGCCCTGCGCGCCTTCGAGGTCAGCGCCCTGGACTACCTCCTCAAACCCGTCGAGCCGGAGCGGCTGGCCACCGCCCTGGAAAAGGTCCGCACGCGCCTGCCGGTGCCGGGCACCGCCCCGGCCGATCACCTCACCGCCGCCGATCGCGTCTTCGTCAAAGAGGGAGACCACTGCTGGTTCGTCCGCCTGGGCGACGTGCGCCTGTTCGAATCCGAAGGCAACTACACACGCCTCTACTTCGGAAACGAACGCCCCCTCATCCACCGCTCCCTCAACGCGCTCGAGGCCCGCCTCGACCCGAAGACGTTCTTCCGGGCCAGCCGCCGGCACATCCTGAACCTGACCCATGTCGTCACCCTCACCCCGTGGTTCAACGGCGGCCTGCTGGTGCGGCTCGACGACGGGCACGAGGTCGAAATGTCCCGCCGGCGTGCCCGAACCTTTCGCGAAATCATGGAACTTTGA
- a CDS encoding DNA-directed RNA polymerase subunit omega, whose translation MALKTLDVDLLAQQTGNLYETVAILAKRSRQIASNIKQELDEKLAYFEGFGEETEDPRFQEEQARISLEYEMMPEPTELAINEMLNGEIYFRDPLAELEE comes from the coding sequence ATGGCACTGAAAACCCTGGACGTGGATCTGCTGGCCCAGCAGACGGGCAACCTGTACGAAACGGTCGCCATTCTGGCGAAGCGCTCGCGGCAGATCGCTTCGAACATCAAGCAGGAGCTGGACGAGAAACTTGCCTACTTCGAGGGCTTCGGGGAGGAGACGGAAGATCCGCGCTTTCAGGAAGAGCAGGCCCGCATCTCGCTCGAATACGAGATGATGCCCGAGCCGACCGAGCTGGCCATCAATGAAATGCTCAACGGCGAGATCTACTTCCGCGATCCGCTGGCCGAGCTGGAAGAATGA